From one Trifolium pratense cultivar HEN17-A07 linkage group LG1, ARS_RC_1.1, whole genome shotgun sequence genomic stretch:
- the LOC123916991 gene encoding B3 domain-containing protein At2g33720-like: MAYSNNNVCDHLSLGLCPCTTTTTIETKFLNSSNKKRKLKQQATDDRATKKKTKKKKRCNDDIGRNWGYSTKLMLYDDPWKVKKVLEKSDVDHSSRLLLDKNLVEDLMLPVLSVNAAKEIQMKIWDIDTKSMHSLKLKRWGSGSYVLIDGWVRDFVARRGLQKGDEIGLHWDRYNRHFNFTVFQIFKPIKIDK; encoded by the coding sequence ATGGCTTACAGCAACAACAATGTTTGTGATCATTTATCACTAGGTTTGTGCCCTtgtacaacaacaacaactattgAGACAAAATTCTTGAATTCTTCCAACAAAAAGAGGAAACTTAAGCAACAAGCAACTGATGATAGAGcaacaaagaagaaaacaaagaagaagaagagatgcAATGATGATATAGGGAGAAATTGGGGTTACTCAACTAAGTTGATGCTATATGATGATCCTTGGAAGGTTAAAAAAGTGTTGGAAAAGAGTGATGTTGACCATTCGAGTAGACTATTGCTCGATAAAAATTTGGTTGAGGATTTGATGTTGCCTGTGCTGAGTGTTAATGCTGCGAAAgaaattcaaatgaaaatatGGGATATTGACACTAAATCTATGCACTCTCTCAAACTCAAGAGATGGGGTTCAGGAAGCTATGTTTTAATTGACGGATGGGTCAGAGATTTTGTAGCTAGGAGGGGCTTACAGAAAGGGGATGAGATTGGTCTTCATTGGGATCGATACAACCGACATTTTAATTTCACTGTTTTTCAAATCTTCAAGCCAATCAAGATAGACAAATAG
- the LOC123916998 gene encoding protein NDL2-like, with protein MSDSTPTDYVSVDIDSISPSPKEHIIRTSHGSVSVAVYGDQDKPALITYPDLGLNYVSCFQGLLFCPEAYYLLLHNFCIYHISPPGHELGAAAIDPDYPILSVDDLADQIAEVLNFFGLNAVMCMGVTAGAYILTLFALKYRQRVLGLILVSPLCKEPSWSEWLYNKVMSNLLYFYGMCGVVKEILLQRYFSKEIRGGTQLPESDIVKACRRSLDEKQSLNVWRFLEAINGRPDLSEGLRKLHCRSLIFVGDMSPFHSEALHITSKLDRRFSALVEVQACGSMVTEEQPHAMLIPMEYFLMGYGLYRPSRLSVSPRSPLSPSCISPELFSPESMGLKLKPIKTRIPGEM; from the exons ATGTCTGATTCAACACCTACCGATTATGTGTCGGTGGATATCGATTCCATCTCTCCTTCTCCTAAG GAACATATTATCAGAACATCCCATGGTTCTGTCTCTGTCGCTGTGTATGGAGACCAGGACAAACCAGCTCTTATCACTTATCCTGATTTGGGTTTAAATT ACGTCTCCTGCTTTCAGGGGTTATTATTTTGTCCAGAAGCATATTACTTGCTGCTCCACAATTTTTGCATATATCACATTAGTCCACCTGGGCATGAG TTGGGAGCAGCTGCAATTGATCCAGATTACCCTATTCTATCTGTAGATGACTTGGCCGATCAAATAGCTGAGGTGCTTAACTTTTTTGG tcTTAATGCAGTTATGTGTATGGGAGTAACTGCTGGGGCTTACATTCTTACCTTATTTGCT CTGAAATATCGACAACGTGTTCTTGGTTTGATACTTGTTTCTCCTCTATGTAAAGAACCATCTTGGTCTGAATGGTTGTACAACAAG GTCATGTCAAATTTACTGTACTTTTATGGCATGTGTGGGGTGGTAAAGGAAATATTGCTGCAGCGGTACTTTAGCAAG GAAATTCGCGGTGGTACTCAATTACCGGAGTCAGATATAGTCAAAGCATGCCGAAGG TCTTTGGATGAGAAGCAGAGCTTGAATGTCTGGCGGTTCCTCGAAGCTATTAATGG GAGACCTGACCTAAGTGAAGGATTGAGAAAATTACATTGCCGGTCACTAATTTTTGTTGGAGACATGTCTCCATTTCACTCAGAGGCACTCCATATCACTTCAAAGTTAGACAGACGATTCAGTGCTTTAGTTGAG GTTCAAGCATGCGGGTCAATGGTAACAGAGGAGCAGCCACATGCTATGTTAATACCAATGGAGTACTTTCTCATGGGATATGGCCTGTACAGGCCATCCAGGTTGAGTGTCAGCCCAAGAAGTCCCTTGAGTCCATCTTGCATTTCTCCCGAGCTTTTTTCACCAGAGAGTATGGGTTTGAAATTGAAACCAATAAAGACGAGAATTCCTGGGGAAATGTAG